The region ATGCTTGCTCCCTGCTGGACCTGACCCCCGGGTCTGCCAGCTCTGGCCTGGTGGACAGCTGGGGTTAGGGAGGCCAGGGGCATTCACAGTCCTGTCCCCCAGATGCCCCGTGGTGTGGGCACTGCAAGGCACTGGCCCCTGAGTACAGCAAGGCGGCTGCTCTGCTGGCAGCGGAGTCAGCCAAGGCCCGGCTGGCCAAGGTGGATGTGCCTGCAGAGCCGGAGCTGGCCGAGGAGTTTGCTGTGACAGAGTACCCCACGCTCAAGTTCTTCCGAGATGGGAACCGAACGCACCCAGAGGAATACACTGGTGCGGGGAGCAGGTGTGGGGAGATGGGGTGGGTTGGgcgggtgggcagggctgggccccagCTGAAGGGAATCTCTGCAGGTCCCCTGGAGGCGGAGGGTATCGCTGAGTGGCTGAGGCGGCGGGTGGACTCCAGTGCCACTCAGCTGGAGGATGAGGAGGGTGCCCGGGTGCTGATCGATGCCAGGGACGTGGTGGTGGTGGGCTTCTTCCAGGTGAGCTGGGGGCATGGGAGCCAAGcctgggagcagggcctggaATGTCTGCTGGCCTCACAGGCTCTGGCCCCTTAGGACCTGAAGGACAAAGATGTGGCTGTCTTCCTGGCCCTGGCCCAGGATGCCCTGGACATGACCTTTGGCCTCACTGACCGGCCACAGCTCTTTCAGAAGTTTGGCCTCACCAAGGACACTGTGGTCCTCTTCAAGAAGGTGGGTTGGGCCTGGAGTCAGGGCCTGGGCGGGGATCGGGGTCAGAGCCATGGCTACTGCTGACCCACTTGGTGTTGTCCAGTTTGACGAGGGGCGGGCAGACTTCCCAGTGGACAAGGAGCTGGGCCTGGACCAGGGGGAGCTGTCCCGCTTCCTCCTTACGCACAGTATGCATCTGGTTACGGAGTTCAACAGCCAGGTGAGTCAGGCTGGAGGTGCTGGTGCGAGGAGGGGGGCCAGGGCAGTGGGAAGGTGCCCGTGGGAGCCGCCCCACGAGCTCCACCTGCCCTGCAGACGTCCCCTAAGATCTTTGCGGCCAAGATCCTTAACCACCTGCTGCTGTTCGTCAACCAGACGCTGGCTCCCCACCGGGAGCTGCTGGCAGGCTTCCAGGAGGCTGCTCCCCCCTTCCGAGGGCAGGTActggctgggccctgggggcGGGATGGTGGGGAGATGGGGCGCCCACTCGGCCTCCCTGTTGGCAGGTGCTGTTTGTGGTGGTGGACGTGGGTGCTGACAACGACCACGTGCTGCAATACTTTGGCCTCAAGGCTGAGGAGGCCCCCACCCTGCGCTTCATCAACATAGAGACCACCAAGAAGTATGCACTTGTGGACCGAGGTCCAGTCACTGCAACCTCAGTTGCGGCCTTCTGTCATGCAGTCCTGGGCGGGGAGGTCAAGGTCTGCTGCTGGGCTGCCCACcagcgggtgggggtgggagcaaCAGTTCTTGAGAGAGACCCCTCAGTGAAGCACCTGGCCCGGTTCCCCAGCCCTATCACTTGAGCCAAGAGGTGCCCCCTGACTGGGACCAACGGCCAGTCAAGACTCTCGTGGGCAAGAATTTCGAGCAGGTGGCCTTTGATGAAACCAAGAACGTGTTTGTCAAGTTCTGTGAGTGTGAAGGGCAGTGGGCAGGGGAGATGGTGGGGCACCCTGCAGGCTGTGCTGATGCCCCCTGCCCTAGATGCCCCATGGTGTGCCCACTGCAAGGAGATGGCCCCGACCTGGGAGGCCCTGGCCGAGAAGTACAAGGACCACGAGGACATCATCATCGCCGAGCTGGACGCAACGGCCAATGAACTGGAGGCCTTCCCTGTGCAAGGCTTCCCCACCCTCAAGTACTTCCCAGCAGGGCCCGGTCGGAAGGTGAGGCGGGTGAGGTGGGACCCTGCTGTTCTTGGTCTGGGGCTCCATCCGGGTCCTTCAGGTAGTGGCTGGAGACAGGGCATGGCCTTGGTGGGGTGGGTAGGGCCTGGGTGGGATGTGACCTTGGGCTTTGAGGCCTGGGAGAGTGTGTTCTCCAGACCCTTCTGTTCCTCCTCAGGTGATTGAATACAAAAGCACGAGGGACCTGGAGACCTTCTCCAAGTTTCTGGACAATGGGGGCGAGCTGCCTGCAGAGGAGCCCAAGGAAGTGCCTGCTGCCCCCTTCCCGGTGGGTGTCTTTCCCAAGGCTCTAGGCCTCTGGATAAGCCAAGTCCTCCAGACGGGTGGCTGTGGGCTGACTAGGGCAGGTCTGGGCTGAGGGTGCAGCTCCAGCTGGGGCTCTATGACCCTTTCCAGGAGACACCAGAAAATTCTACCTTGGAGCCCAAGGACGAGCTATAGCTGCTGCTACTGTCAGTGTTCCCTGGGCACTGTGTTCTCTGGTGCCCGCAGAAGCTATGGGCTGTGAATAAAGAGCTCTGGTCTTGGACTATGTGTGGTTCCTGAGCAAGGCTGACTCCTTACCCTTGGTTTTGACCAAGTCTCAGCCTCCTGGGGCCTTTATGTCTTGGATGGCGTCCAGTCCTttcccccagccctcctcctgggGCCCCTCTGGGCTGGAATGGGGAGCGTGGCTGGCTTCGGCACCGCCCTCTCCAGAGCTCTGCCAGCACTGGTCCAcaagaccccacccccacccctctgagGCTGGCATGCCCTCCTTCGGTGCCCAGGAAGGCTACAGGAGACAGGGCACGCGTGCCAGGAGCCCACCAAGGGCCATGCCCGCCAGCCAGACCCCACCCACGTTAGGTGCATTCCACAGTCGGAGAAGGTTCaaaaatggttttatttcattattatccAAGTACCTTTGAAAagataattgtacaagtcagcgcATGAAAAACGGGCTCAGGGCAGCCCCCCAACTGGCCTGGGCCTGAGAACTGTACATATTTACAGGGGCCCTTAGGAAGGAGGGGCCCGGGACCCGCTGAGCCAGTGCTCATAAACcgagggcagaggagggaaggcCTCGTTGCTCCGTTGCCGGGTCCGCACAGTGGCAGGCAAGAGACAAGCTGTGTTGAAGGCACTCGGTGACACGTACAATTGGCAGAGGCCCCGCAGGCCCTGCACCCCAGCTCGGGGACAGGCCTGACCAGGGCAGGCCATGGCAGGCGGCTAGTctcagagggaggagcagagcctGTGGAGTGAGCGCCGGGGGCTGCCCGCAGTTAGCAGCAGGGGCCGCTGGGGAGGGTCTCGAGGCGGCCCCAAGGCGGGCTCCCTGCTAGGGCGGACTCTCTGAGTATTCCTATGGAGGAGTGGACAGAAGCCTTTGGGACCCTCAGGGACCTCCACCCACCTGGAAACAGATGGAGCCAAGGGGCGGGCAGCTGTGGGGTAGGTGGCACCTGGCCTCCCACCAAGACCCCGTGTCTTCTACACACTCAAGAGCACGTGACGCCGCATGACCTTGCTCTCGGtgcagctgcccctgcccctggcccATGAGGGCCCAGCCAGCGCAGAGGCCAGGCGTGCTGGTCAGTCCACCTTCTCCACCTTTCCGATGATCTTCTCCTCGAAGACAGGCAGGACAGCCTCGTCTTCCCGCACTTCCTCAAACACCACACCACAGTCAAATTCATCACTCACTTTCTTGAAGTAGTATCtgcggggcagggaggggtggtgaGGGTCACCCTGCCATGCCCTTGGGGCCTCACCACCCTCTATGAGCACAGCAGTGTGGCTCCAGACCCTTCCTGCAGGGCACATGAGCTGGTTCTGCCCGGTGCCTGTATGCCAGAGGGTTGGCAGGGGACAAGCATGGTGACCACATGGGGACCCCACCCTGGCTTCTGGGTGCCGTGGGGGAGGAGTGGGTGGGCACAGGGTTCCTGTCATCCTCACTGGGTTAACGCCCCGACTCAAGCCCAGGCAGTGGCCACTGCAGCCCAGGCCCTCCTCCAGTGGCCATGCCCTCCAATGGGCCCTCCACGTAGGCCCACCACGGACTGACCCCAGTTGAGACGCTATCTGCGCTCTGCTCCTACTACAGTGCCCGCTCAGGAGCCTCTAAGGGCTGGTCTCAGGCCAGCAGGGCCAGGTGGCCCAGGGCAAACCCTGGGGGAGAAGAGCCCGTGCTTCTGCAGTCCAGGAAAACTGGGCTGAATGAGGCGGCTGACACGAAGCTGATTCAGGTCACTGCAGCATGGGGACCGACAGACCCTCAAGACCCCTTAGTTGATTGGCCTAGAGGCATCAGTCAGGCACCTGGGCCGGGAGTTGGGACTGGAACCCTAAGGCTACCCATGCCTCACCCATTGCAGGGCTCATGCTAACGCCATGGCTGGACCAGAGGGTGAGGTGGAGGAGGACTAAGAGATGAGAGACCCCacaggccccaccccagcctctcacCTGTAGTTGCCTTTCTTTGTCAGCAGCTCCTTGAACTGGCCCAGGGTAACCGCACGGCCCCTCACCAGGGTCCGGTAGGGGATGGGCTCCCCACAGAAGTAGTAGGCCACGACGATACTGTCGCACGGCTGCATGCTCCCACCACCCGCCTTCCTCTGCGATTTCGTCCTGGGGGCAGAGAAGCTGCAGTGATTGCTGGGCCTGGGGTCCCACAGGGCACCCCACCGTGGACCCTGGCTCCCCAGTAAACAACAGGCAAGGCCTGCAGGGGTGAGCTAGGCCATACTCAGGAACGCCACACATCCACAGGCCCCAATGCCCACCCCACCCACACAGCCACATCCAGCCCCTGTGGGCTCACCCCACGCCGTGCTTCCACCCAGGTTTCCAATCCTGTACCAGCCCACGCACCCTGCTGCATGAACAGCAGCTCGTTGCCTGCCTGCCTCATGTCTGACCAGTGCCTAGGCCTGCCCACTGCCCTCTTCCACCCACTGCAAAGCCCTGGTTTCCCTGTGGCCTGAGCTGGCCGGTGGGCAGCACCCCAACTCAGACCACACAAAACTCAGGGAGCAGGCCCCTCAGAGCTGGAACCTGGCGTAGATGCCTCTGGGGGCTCTATGAGGTGGCCAGGCAGCGGGGACCACTGCAGCCCTGCCTCCAGGCTGGTCTATACTGCTTGTGTCCCAGGGAGGTCTACGGCCCTAAACCTTCAAGAACACCTGAAGGCCGGAGGCTAGACAAACACCACTGTGACGGGTCTTGAAATGGACTTGCCCCACAGCAGAGAGCTTGATCCCAAGACTTCAGCGAGGGACATGAGGCCAGCAGCACCTTCTGCCCAGGCAGGGGTGGGACCTTCATCCCAAGGGGTGCTGAGGCAGCACCCTTCTCCTCCAGTGTCCCCTGTCCTGTGACCACCCCAGAGCTGCCCAGTGTGCTCGTGCATAGCCCTTGGCCCAGTCAGCTGGGTATGCCAGCATCACATCAGGAAGGCTGCCTGAGCTCACAGCGGGCTCTACTCTCCTAGGAGACCCTCCCCTTCCTGGTGCTCCTGGGCACACCCCAGGCGGACACCTCAGCCGTGTGGCCATCCACTGTTCGAGCCAGGTGCCCAGGCACCTGTTTCCTTCTCTCAGTCATGTGGCCTCAAATTCAGCCTGTCCTGGGAGCCCCCCAGGGGTTCCTGTGAGGGTGCATGCTCTACAGAGGGGTCTCCTGCATCTTCTGAGGCCACACCTGGGGAATGACCTTTGGGGAGGCCCTGAGCTGCTCAGCACACTGGGCTGGACACAATGAAGTACTGTCTGGGGTCAGCCCGGTGAAGGCTGAGGTGGGGGacccctcctcctgctctgtcttgaGCAGAcgtgtgggggttgggtggtcGGCAGTGTCTACACATGGCCCACAGGTGCCTGGGGTGTGGACACGCAGACCCCCACACTCCATGTGAGAACAGAGCCAGCTCACTGCACATACAGTGCCCAGTGCTGATGCTTTTGGTTGGCGGTGGGCCAGGGGAATCCCGGTTGCAGCCCGACCCCAACAAGCCAGGAGGTCGCTGACCAGCGAGTTCCAAGGCTGGGTGGGGGACTTGTAGCCAGAATGCAGGAGGCGAGCAGACCTCCTGTCTGGCCTGTTGGTCACTTGTCACCATGTGGGTGGTCAGCAGCTCCTCTGACAGATATACAGCTTGCAGCCCCAGCTCTTCAGGTGCGGTGTCCAGGCTCCCATCCTGGCAACAGCTGCGCCACCGCAGGGCCTGGCCCATGGCGTGGGCCGGGTGGATGGCACCAGGAGGACCCACAGGGGGAGCGCACGTACTCTGTCTCGGAGAGCTCCAGGTCCGACACCGCTGGCACCACGCTCAGCACGGGCGTGCACACTGGCCTGACGCAGGAGCGCCCCCGCTGGATGACCTCCTGCACATACCTAGGGAACAACGGCGTCTGTGAGCTGCATGGGCCTGCGGTGGGGCCTCCAGTGGCCAGCAGGCGGAGCGGGGGCTCCTGGAGCGGTCTGTCACCACAAACAAGGCTCCCACTGCGTGAGGCAGACAGGACACCAAACCCCTTCCTGGGCTGTGGAATAGGGTTGGAGGATCAAGGGCTCCATCAGGATCAGTCGAGAGACCAACGCCGCTTCCGTCCGTCCAGAGTTCCCAGATTCCTCCTACGGGCAGACCCCCGGGTTCCCGGAAACACACTCTGGGATCCTGTCACTTCGTCCGCACTCACAGGAGCCTCCGCCTTCTGGAGAGGAGCTGCCTCTGGCCTCCTCCCTGTGGTGTGGCTCTTCCTGCTCCATCTGCCACAGACTCGGGTTCCGGACGCAGGCATCGCCCTGTCCCAAGGAGCTGGGAGGCCTGTCCTGGGGCTCGCTGCCCAGCAGCATCTCTCCCAGCAGTGTCTACCCCTGGGTGCGACGCTGTGCGGCCCTGACAATGACTTCCACTCTGACCGGCCTGGGTGGGGGCGCCCCACGAGGAGGGCCCAGCGACCTTTGCTCTGTGGTCTGCAGCCGTCTATAAAAGTACCACGCACCCTGGACCCCTGGAGTGGCTGAATAGGCGTCAGTAGCCAGAGAGCGGATGTGCTGCTGGGCAGGCCTGCTGGGCGCTGGCGGGAACAGCAGATGATGCCAGGCAAGGATGGTGGGCAGGAAGCCCCTGCAGGGGGTCTGTGCAGTAAGGAGGAGGTCTGCACGCCTCAACCACGTCTGCCTCCAAGTCATGGGCCTGTCAGATGGGCGCGGCAACTCCAGCACCAGGTGAGGCCTCCTACACAGAGCCAGCTTCCCCAGTTCTACACTAACTAGACAAGGTCACGGGCTATGAGACAAGTGGCCATACATATGGTCACCTTCAATGACCCAGGGGACACATGCAGACTTCTGGCTGGGCCCGAGATAGATGCTGGGGACAGTCTGCACACTGACTCTGGCCTCCCCAGAGCGAGACGGCCCTTCACACAGTGAGGCCAGACCCCAGATGCCCAGGTCTGCTGAAGACTGGGCGAGGGGAGCCAGTAACGTCCGAGGAAAACACTGGCCACAGTTTTATGACCACATTTCTCTGATTTTCAGGTCCTTCACAGAGATCCTGATCTGCCTGGGAATCCTGATGGGCCATGCCTGGGAAAGTGACCTTAAGGCCCAGCTAAGGGGTCCAGCTTGGACAGATCACCTGCCCCCACGAAGGCAAGGTCTCCCCACTCCACTGGGGTAGAATAGGGCTTGGCCTGAGGCTACAGTGGTAGCCAGTTGGGCCATCCTAGCCCTCAAGGCCAAGGAGGGCTGAGGGACTGGGGTTTCTCCAGGAGAAGAGCTGACACCACACACATTTCAGTACTTTCTGCCTGCCTGCACATGACACATTTAGGGAGGCAGCCAGGAAGCCCCAGAActgccctctctgagctcagCCTGCACAGCAGCTAATGGTGATCTGACTTTGACTTCCAGCGGTTCCAATATCAACATCAGGCGAGCACATGCGCACAGGGCAGCCACGATGCAGGAAGGACTCCCCCTCCTTCCCGAGGACAGTGACAACCACCTGCCCTCCAGCCACTGGCCACACACACAGCAGAGCAGGGGGACCTCAGGTCTTGGGGAACTTCACCCCCAAGAGTGGTACCACAGCACAGAGAGGCCCTGACAGGAGGCCCCCTGCTCTCCCTGAGGCCCCCATACCTCTGTTTTGAGGGCAACTTGCtggctctcttctcttcctcctccagacGCCTGCGGGCCTCCTCCAGCTGCGTCAGAGGGTTCGGGGCCGGGTTGGGTGGCATTGTGGGGTCTTGAATGAAGAGATGGGAGGGCTGGACCGAGTTCCGGAGCTGAGCGCTGACCCAGGGATGCACGGCCCCGGGACGCTCGATGGACAGGGGCCTGGAGCTCTCATGGGCCTGCTGCTTCTTTGCCCCGGACGACCTTTAGGGGCAAGAGAAGAAGGTGAGGAAGGCCTCAGGCCCACTACATTCCTCTCACACTGCGGGTGCACACAGTCCTCTCTAGAAACTTGTTTGGagtcttattttttgtttgttttgggtttttttggggggggttatttatttatttataatttacttttaagttcaatggattgaacccaggaccttgtgcat is a window of Vicugna pacos chromosome 18, VicPac4, whole genome shotgun sequence DNA encoding:
- the PDIA2 gene encoding protein disulfide-isomerase A2 — translated: MDGQLLPVLLLLLGASSLWGQEPGPGGPLEEPLEEEVLEEDGILVLSQRTLGLALQEHPALLVEFYAPWCGHCKALAPEYSKAAALLAAESAKARLAKVDVPAEPELAEEFAVTEYPTLKFFRDGNRTHPEEYTGPLEAEGIAEWLRRRVDSSATQLEDEEGARVLIDARDVVVVGFFQDLKDKDVAVFLALAQDALDMTFGLTDRPQLFQKFGLTKDTVVLFKKFDEGRADFPVDKELGLDQGELSRFLLTHSMHLVTEFNSQTSPKIFAAKILNHLLLFVNQTLAPHRELLAGFQEAAPPFRGQVLFVVVDVGADNDHVLQYFGLKAEEAPTLRFINIETTKKYALVDRGPVTATSVAAFCHAVLGGEVKPYHLSQEVPPDWDQRPVKTLVGKNFEQVAFDETKNVFVKFYAPWCAHCKEMAPTWEALAEKYKDHEDIIIAELDATANELEAFPVQGFPTLKYFPAGPGRKVIEYKSTRDLETFSKFLDNGGELPAEEPKEVPAAPFPETPENSTLEPKDEL